ATAATAAACACTGACCCCAGGTCTTTGTAATTAATACAAGTCATAAGAGTAGATTTTAGTGTGTGCAAGGTCTTATGCATTAACAAACATAGCAAAACTAATTTAAATAGAAATACTGGTGCACTGACTACAACATTTGTTATGTGTGCAAGTTTGTTGTGTGGCAAAGATATGTCATAAACTGCTCAATATTATCTTCAGTAGTCGAAAACAGTACAGTAAATAagtacaataaaaaaatgaaacaaagcaGCTTGTGGTCTTCATGTAATGCCTGTGGCCCTTAGTTAGtgacatatattacatatatatcaTTTTGTGCTTTTATTGGATGGTGTAGAAATATTTaattaacaaaatgtgtgtattgtgcttgttgcaaaagagctgtgttagtcattgaggaagtggttaaaagtacTCCGGGTGACCACTGATGCACAGAAAGTTAAgcttaagtcataaaaatagtttagGCCTTTTATGGCATAAAAGTGCATTGTTTAAAGGTTACGAGAACAGACAAGGACGTTGCACCACACAGAGGCCCGACCTtgatgtgtgtctttgtgaagATAACAGCATCCCAGGttcttaaattgcatccccTGTTCCTCCACTTGCttgcgaggagagaggaaatgtgtttttggagggatgagacgtcctttcctctgaagcgtcacgtaaatttgtcagctgtatgggcggagttaggctgctctcgtgtattcTCTGTGATCCCTCCTCACACATTGTCATTGCTCAATTGACTTAAAGGAGAGCACTGGTGACAGCCTCATAAGAATTGCCTTTCTACCAATGATTCTTCGCAGAAAAGCTCTGTAAAAGAGAACGCTTTCTCCTTCATTGTgttgctttccttttctctaGGACTGGGTGGTTTCCTGCGaagagtttgttttttaagaagCTGTGGCCCCCCCACAGCCGTACTGTGTCAGCAACATCGCCGCTTCTTTTGGAGGAAGTGGAAAAGTTGTCACAGTGTAGTTCGCCCAGCTACTGTTAGACCTGCTTATGCAGTACCCAAGGTACAGTGCCTCATGTGTTTCTAGCCTTTCTCAGGCTCCCCCTACTGAACATAATTTGATACTGTAGCTTGGTCTCTATCTCTAAATTATTAATCCGATTTTATATGAAGCCTTGGGACAACAATATGACCCACCCTTTGTatcctgtctctcctccctgaCTGTAGCACATTGTGCGGCCTGACTATGTAGGCAACTGGCTGATCCCAGAATGGCCAGACTACATAGAGATCAAAGACCAAGAGCAGATCCAAGGCCTTGCCAGAGCATGTCAGCTAGCCAGACATGTACTGCTACTAGCTGGACGCAGTCTGAAGGTGAGCACCTAATCAGTACAAGTAGGGGCTGGGCtggactagatattgtcttagattttggatatcgtaatatgtcataagtgttgtcttttcctggttttaaaggctgcattatagtaaagtgatgtaattttccgAACTCACCAGACCTCacctgttctagctgttctattgtTTGCCTTTACCTACTTagtcattatgtccacattattgatgattatttatcacaaatttcattgtgtaaatattttgtaaaagcaccaATTGACATTCCTACAATATtgtcgcaatatcgatatcaaggtatttggtcaaaaatacagtgatattttcttcatatcgcCCATTCCTATTTACAAGCTTGttcatacagtatttatatgttatCAAAAACAACTTAACACTTTTGATATGTGACTTCCAGGTAGGTATGACGACAGATGAAATAGATTTTATCGTGCACCAGGAGACAATCAAGCACAATGCATACCCATCCCCTCTCAGATATGGGGGTTTCCCCAAGTCAGTCTGTACATCTGTGAACAATGTGGTCTGCCATGGCATACCTGACAGGTAAATGGGCAGAACATTCACTCattatttagatttattttttattttattattataatttttttttatagggaCCATgtatatttatgaacattgtataaaaaacaccatttatgccagaattagtaaaaattagtgctgtcaaacgattaaaatatttaatcgcgattcatcgcattaatgtcatagttatctcgcaattaatcacacattttttacctattctaaatgtccattgatttctttttgtccaattattttttctcattttaatgctcttatgaACTTATTTTTCTAACAATTATCATTCTtatttggtcttgtcaatggaaccatttggcaacttttcaaaagtaaactttccattcagaatcttactggcatccatttcggcgtcttgcgctcgccatccactcaaaacgtaacgttagcctactactctttggccggctcacaagcccaaacaagtgtgtttggcgtgcctgttgttttgtttccggtctagctagatccagtgtggtgttgtagtttttctaatgttactagttgctgcaacagcatgtgaaaaaaaacaaagtttgctaggccaaaaagaacgttaatctcgcgataaaaaaaattgaaaaaaatgggTTTCCGTTAACGCctttaataacgcgtttaactgacagcactagtaaaaagaactacttttcatctgcagtccctaggcaggtgacataggactaacatagagacagccagcagtcatacagcactcattcactataaatgaaaaggtacacataatggtgacatacacattgacaaaaacaaacaaacaaaacaaaaatacatggtGACAAAGACATTATCCATCCACTTCTATACTGCattcaatttaattaatttaattaatttagatGAGGGGTGTCTGAACTTTTCATGCCACGGGCTGAATGGAGAAAAAAGTTTTGTCCTGAGCCACGAGCCTCTTCATTTGAGAGACTACCACAGCTACTGAGTTTTAAGCACTTTTTGCTGTACACAACTGCATTTGAATACAGTAAGATGTTCTAATGAAACCCTTTATTtagataaaacattttttttttttactgtactgttgttaaaatgtttaatataaTGGTATGTCATTTTTCTCTTTACATTTGTTTCCTTCCAAAATGAGACTCTACATATGGGAAAATAAAACGTGCTGCTGAGAAACTTATTTTTATCTCAAAAGTAAAACACACTAACCACATTCAAATGAATCATGGCAacttaaatctttaaatgttgGACATTTTTTATAGAAAGTTTGGATGATGAACTTGGTTGAGGAAGTTTAGAAATTGTTTTCTTATCATCCAAAACAGCCATATCATTTTGGAGAAACAATATGGCTTCTTAGATAAATCTAATAAACACAATACAGATTGTGTTTGTATGCACCATTCAGTTGTTGCCATATACCGATATGGGATAATTTACTTAATTCAATTTTTGTCCTGCAGCCGGCAACTTCAGGACGGAGATATCATCAACGTTGATGTCACTGTGAGTTGATGCCTTGACAGACACGCAAACAAACTCAAAGACATCACTGCAAACGCTAACCAGTCAGAACAACACTGCTCCTCACACTGACGTCTGCCTATTCGTGATAGGTGTATTTGGATGGTTACCATGGTGACACCTCAGAGACCTTCTTGATTGGCCAGGTGGATGAGGTTGGGCAGCGATTGGTGGAAGCAGCCAGGCGCTGCCGAGATGAGGCCATCGCTGCCTGCAAGCCGGGTGCACCGCTCTGTGTAATAGGAAACACtatcaggtacacacacacacacacacacacacacacagtcacactaaatatacacacaatgtactgtatactcATTAAAACACATGCGTACTATGTAATCACATTCACTGTTTCTAAAATGCCAACTGATATTTTGTGTTCCTCTTGCAGTGAAGTTGCTCACGCCAGTGGCTTCCAAGTGTGTCCCTATTTCATTGGACATGGGATAGGTTCCTACTTTCACTGCCATCCTGAAATCTGGCATCATGGTAAGTTTGCGTCTGTGGTCAGCAGAGACTTCAACAGgagtttgtgtgcatgcatactATGCGTTTGTCAATGCTTTCTGTGGAATTGTACGGGTTCCTTGTAATCAAGTATAGGCCGTCTGGACATTGTATATAGCGTACTGTAATAGTCATTCTACTGTTAATCTCATTCAACTCTGGGATATTGATAGCTTAGATAGCAGTTGACTTTTAGAAGAGACTCTTAAGACTTGTTTAGTTTGGGAGGCAAGCTGTGATTTCACTTGAGCAGCCTGCCAACTTGTCTCTGGTTGTGCTTTGTTGAATATTAGTTGGATGTCAAAGCACTTGCCATGTGTTAAGATTGAGGTGCTTTGTTGTAAGACCTACCTAGTGAGTACCTACTAGGTGtccaaggtttctccctaaaaggaagttttcctcaccacccaagatttctccctaaaagggagtttttcctcgccactgtcgcactaaatgcttgctcttgggggaattactggaattgttgggtctttgtaaatgatctgtaaagtgtcttgagataactcttgttatgatttgatactataaataaaattgaattgaattgaacctAGGAGACAGTCAGATTTGTAGATACTTTATGTTAGATATGCCAGTTTTAGGGGTGCTGTTTTACTTGTGTTCTGAAATGATAAGTGAGCTTTTGTTTCTAGGTTCGTTTGTGTAGTTAGTGGTTAAGAGTCCTCTTTTGGTTATATTTGTTTCTTATTTCAAACAGCATCCACAGGCCCTTTTTTCCTGATTTTGTCAATTAATTTAAAACTTATTTCATAAATGAATAACTTTAGTTTTACCAAAAACACCAGGTTTTATGTTGTTTCCCCATCCCCTCAAGAACTCAGTGGTAACACAATTGAAATTGATAACTGAAATAgggaaaataaaaagtaaaacgaAAACCATGCCCATGTTGCCAAAAggtcttttttatttaatgaagAGAATCCTCTCTTACTCTTTATTTTCAGCTAATGACAATGACTTGACCATGGACGAAGGGATGTCTTTCACAATAGGCAAGTtaccattttcactttctgttTACACAATAAGCTGCCACTATGTATGAGCTTGGGACTGACAGTGGctgttcatgtgtagagcccatACTGATGGAGGGGTCTGCAGAGTTTAGAATCCTGAAGGACAAGTGGACCGCAGTGTCTGCAGACGATAAAAGGTTTGAAAAATGGTCGAATATCTTTGCTGCGCATttggaacacgccgacttattgggactttagcttattcaccgtatcccccagagttagataagtccatacatacccttcgcaacacctgaaaagcaccgttgttactctctgctcctcaccacggggcttctcaggtgctgcgagcaaatcactccgcccaagtagcagtgcttcgccttctgagaatatagttcccagtatgtatacagttagaagatggttgtgtctcatgtgaccttgttatttgtacacgctgtgactatacaaatcacaacatgtaaataggaaaatgttggcgttattttgtcacgtattgggagcagtaggctagttggagccggttacctccaggatctgtgctaggctaggctagcggtgggtgtgtcagacagagttacgacacgcacagagatgagaagggtatgtatggacttatctaactcagggggatacggtgaataagctaaagtcccaataagtcggcgtgttcctttaatggtTTCCCAGCTGGCATCATTAGAGCACTTAAAAACCCCAAGTAGTTGTTTCTACAttactgttttgtgtgtgaattttacCCAAATGAGATACAACGTTGATGCATCTATACTCTAGATGTGCAGGTTAGGACCATTTTTAAACTTTAGAGagagtcaggctagctgtttccccctgcctcCAGTGTTAAAGCTAAAATAAGATAATCGCCTCTAAGCTCCATACTTCCACACAGACGAGAGTGGTACAGTATAAGCGAAAGCAAGTAAGTATAGTTCCCCAAATGTTGAGCTATTCCTCTAAATTCTTACATGTATGTATTGCGTTTTCTTAATTTGACATCCGTGCAGGTCGGCTCAGTTTGAACACACGGTGGTCATCACATCTGACGGAGTGGATATTCTCACCAAACTGCCAGAAGAGAGCAATCTGTGACCTGAAGGAAATCTAACTGCTGACCCCCACATCCACTGTTAGAAGTCTCTTTACCTCAAAAAGGATCTAAACTACCTGAGATACCAAAACATTGTTACAAGAACTTGAATGGTGATTCACCGAGACACAAGTGTGCAATTCCTGTGTAAAGTGAAATGGAAATACGTTTTCTTATTTTGCTTATAAATATTAACTAGGGATTACACATACATTGTCTATTGTATATTCAGTTTGACTGAGGTGTTTTTTCACCCTTGATTAAAACATACAGAAAAAAGTGGCTGCTGGTACATCTCAATACTTTAATAATTAAGTAGAGATCTATGCATGCAATGAGTGTTTCTATTGTCATTATAAGAGAGCCCAATCTTCTCAAAAATTCAGTCTGTTCTTTCCCTAACCCATCAGCAGCTGACCATTTCAGCcagtttaaagtttttttttgagCGCACACTCAGATTTGTGTGATCCTTTATGACAGCTAGTTAGTTCAATGGGGCCCCACGAAGTTAAATGTAATGTGTGACATTCGAGTGGGACTTAAAAGTTAAATGGGAGCAACACGAGTCGTGCCTCGGCCAGGATTTTAGAAATACTGAGTCATCGCCAGTCCAAATTCCCCTAGCACAACCCCATCCACCTACAGTAACACTTGCCATCAACCAAACACTGTGAAATGATCTCATTATTTCACTTGTATGTATTCATTTCGctgtttgattttattttctgtaataTTTTTCTCACTTCCATCATTGTCTAAATGTTTCAAAGCTTTCTCACCACTACAAGATATGAAAATGTGTTACAGAATATCAaacccttttttattttcatttagttCAGGGTTTTtgtgccaaaaaaaataatcaaattttaGATTGTTTTTGTCTAAAATATTGTCTGACTCATCCATACATTTATGAATCATCCATACATTTATggattcatatttatttattcatatataTTTATGGAACTTTAGAATACAATCGTCTTTATGTCATTAAACCCCACAAAATTCCCAGAAACATTACAGAGGACGTGACTCCGTGTCCTCAGTAGTAGCTATAGCCTGGGACACGAGCTCAGTGGGAGTGGCGTTCATGTGGTCAGGACATTTTGTGcacccttttttgttttttgttttaaagattttttttttggcatttttaggaCTATTGTTGATAGGACAGCTTGGACTtctaaggggagagagagggggaatgacatgcagcgaaGGGTCAGAACCAAAACCCGCAGCCGTTGCGTCGaagactgagcctctgcatatgggcgcgtgctctaccaggtgtgctacccaggcgccctttTGTGCACCCTTGGTAGGTGACATACTGTGTCGCCACATATCGCCAGTAGGTGGCAGCACACACTAATACATTGGAAGTTTGAGCATGTAGCAAGCACAGTTTTCTCATCCTCCCTCATGTCACTCCTGATGGACAGTGACACAACACACCACATCAGACCATCTCAAATTTGTGTGTGGCCCATAACGACAAGGGGAAAGCATCTAAACCAAGTATTACTGTAATAATTCATCACTGTTGAATGTCTACCCCTAGGGCCTAAGGCCAACAAGATGAGGGTTTTTCATAGTATCACAAGATGTAGTTGACAGATTGATTCAGCTCCTTTCAAGTTTATGTGCTGAATAATAAAATCTGCACAAACTAGAGGGCAAAACAGCTGCGTTGGGGTTGTAAATTCCACTCACACAGTATCCCTTTGTTCTAGTTTTCCAATTCCTCTCTACTATCCATATCTTTTGTCTACAGGTGGGTTTTATACAGAAAAGAGCATGTGATTAAATATCTCACAAGGTTCATTCTCTCTTTACCTCACCACCTCCCCCTAACCCATTGTACTATTTTTAGGTAACACTCTTGCACATCATCTGTCTCACCAAAGAGCTCCAAATACAGGTTTGTTAACTGGCATAGAAGGTAGATTACAGTGTGCAGTATGAGAGTGATTCAAAGCTTCTCCTACAAACTCGTCAAGTCCTCATCTGTCCATAATGCTTTGTGGAGAAATGCTAATTTGATGCGTCTGTAACTGAGGACAGAGAATTTGGATtgggtgtgttttcacttcctgccaatgttctctgtgtgtgtgtgtgtgtgtgtgtgtgtgtgtgtgtgcgcgcgcacacgcGTGTGTGCTCATGCCATTGCCAGATTGTGGGTAGGGCAGGAAGGATTAGACACATAAAGGTGGGTCAGCTAATCAGAAGTCTAGTCATGTCCAGCCAGGAAATGATTCACAAACTATCATTTTATTTGAAGACATATAATGATAAGGtttatttgaacattttcttAGCTTTAATTAAAATTGAGGGACAAAATCAGAATTCGGAACTGTAAAGAAAGACCTAAAATCTAAAAGTCTTTATTGTATCTTGGGTTATTTGTTGAAGCAATACAGTACTTCCCTTTCAATTTGAGGGcagggtgtggtgtgtgtgtttgtgtgtgtgtttgtttgtgtgtttgtgtgtatgtggctgGCTGGCTGAATGAGTGTGAGCTTCCTGTGAATCAGGATAGGAGTCATGTGAACAATTCTTAATTGACTCCCACCAGCATATGATTCATTAAATTTGAATCATAAAAATCTGAAAAGATAGAAgaggtttgtcagcaggaaggagagaaattGAAGGCAAAGAGAAGAGGGGGGAGTAGAGGTGGGTAAGAGGGTAAGTTTTAGGGAGGAGCAGGGAGTGGCGGGGTGAGGTGTTGGACTGTGGTTATGAATTCTCTCCTGCATGTCAGGACTCATTCCTGCGCTCTCCTCTTGCTCTGCAGATCTCCTGTGAGTCACCGCCTGTTCTTTGGTATTCTATCTTGAAATAACAACtccagtatttcaaaaaaaatgtgatatgcTTCTATTGCCTATGATTGAAACCTTGTGGATTATCATGACCTCTGCAAAAGAAGGTTATATTTTTGTTCCTGTTTGTTAG
This Sander lucioperca isolate FBNREF2018 chromosome 9, SLUC_FBN_1.2, whole genome shotgun sequence DNA region includes the following protein-coding sequences:
- the metap1d gene encoding methionine aminopeptidase 1D, mitochondrial, producing the protein MAAHCSVGLATRSGLGGFLRRVCFLRSCGPPTAVLCQQHRRFFWRKWKSCHSVVRPATVRPAYAVPKHIVRPDYVGNWLIPEWPDYIEIKDQEQIQGLARACQLARHVLLLAGRSLKVGMTTDEIDFIVHQETIKHNAYPSPLRYGGFPKSVCTSVNNVVCHGIPDSRQLQDGDIINVDVTVYLDGYHGDTSETFLIGQVDEVGQRLVEAARRCRDEAIAACKPGAPLCVIGNTISEVAHASGFQVCPYFIGHGIGSYFHCHPEIWHHANDNDLTMDEGMSFTIEPILMEGSAEFRILKDKWTAVSADDKRSAQFEHTVVITSDGVDILTKLPEESNL